One Sphingomonas endolithica genomic window, CTCGCGGGGTCCTCGCCGACCAGCACGACGGCGAGCCCCGGCGCGCGCCCGGCGGCGGTGACGAAGTCGGTGACCTGCGTGGCGATGCGCGCGCGCAGGCGGGCGGCAACGGCTTTTCCGTCGATGATATGTGCGCTCATGGCGCGGCCTCATAGAGGCGCGCGGCGCTATTCGCCAGCGCCGCGACATCGCCTGCGATATGCAGGCGCTTCAACCGCCCGGTCTCACCCGCCAGTATCGTCACCGCGCGCCGGCTGACGCCGAACGCCTTGGCCACCAACGGCAGCAGCGCGCCATTGGCCGCGCCCTCCACCGGTGGCGCGGTCAGCCGCGCGTTGAAGTGATCGGCGGTACCGGCGGCAAAGCTGTCGCGTGCCGCCCGCGGCGTCACCCGGACGGCGATGGCGATGCCATCGTCGCGCAGGGTGAAGGCCGGCATGTCAGACGACCGGCGCGGTATACATCTGCACGGCGAGCGCCGGGATGACGATGTTCATCAGGATGTAGAGGATCAGCAGCACGACGAGCGGCGACAGGTCCAGCGCACCGAAATCGGGCAGGATGCGGCGGATCGGGCGGTACAGCGGCTCGGTCATCCGGCGCAACGCCTCCCACACCGTGCGTACCATGTCGTTTTGCGTACTGATGACGTTGAAGGCGATCAGCCAGGACAGGATCGCCTGGACGATGATGATCCACCATACCACGGTGAGCAGCACCTGGATGATGTTCAGGATGACGAGCAAGGACGGTCTCCGGCTGAAAGGCTTGGCCGGAAGGGATAGCGCATCCGCGGGCACGAGAATACCCGCCAGACGGCCGCATTGCCTCGGCGCGGCGGATCAGGCGAAAGCGGGTGATCGGTCCGCGACGTGGTACGTCTGCGCGGACTGCTCGGCGAGGCGCATCGCCACCACTTGCGTGCGGCGCATCGCGCAGGGCGGCCCGGCCGGCAACGGCGCGGCGCGGCGCAGCTTGGCGATCGCCAGCCGGTCGAGATCGTCATCGCCCGATGATCCGGCAACGCGGATGTCGGCCAGTTCGCCATGCGGTTCGATGGTGAAGGCGAGCAGGACGGTATCGGTAGGGCACCCGTCCACCGCCGGATCGGGCAACGCCACGCGGGCGAGAACGGTGCCGATTTCGGCAATCCAGCCGTTCAGATCATTGCTGCGGTCGATCGCGTACATGGGACTCGCTCCTGCTCAGGACAGAAGCCAATCATAGCGTCGGCGTGTGATGGTTCGGCGACAGCGGCATGACGGCGGGCGACATGGAAACGTCACGATACCGCAACAGCCGGGTTACTCGCGGGGGTCTGCAACAAAGCTGGAAGCGTGACGGACTGCCCGACCGTCACGCCGGACCATGTCGGCGGTTGTACCCTTCGAACAAGTAATTCGCCGTCATCCCCGCGTAGGCGGGGATCCATATACTCGAACGTCTGCATTTCAGTCGCTAAGCCCGCCACTATGGATCCCCGCCTTCGCGGGGATGACGAACCATGTCTCAAGGGGATAGTTGCCGAACAAGTCCGGGGTGACGATGTGGCTTATGCGCACGCTCGATCGCCACGCCGCGCGCAGCCGAGCCCTTAGCGGTGGACCAACGTCCCCACGCCCTGCCGCGTGAAGATCTCCAGCAGCATGCCATGCGGCACGCGCCCGTCCAGGATCACCGCGGCATCCACCCCGCCCTCGACCGCGGCAACGCAGGTATCGAGCTTGGGGATCATGCCACCCGTCACCGTGCCGTCCGCACGCAGCTCGGCGATCCGCGCCGGGGTGAGATCGGTCAGCAACTCGCCCTGCTTGTCGAGCACGCCGACCACGTCGGTCAGCATGAACAGCCGCGCGGCACCCAGAGCGGCGGCGATCGCGCCGGCCATGGTGTCGGCGTTGATGTTATAGGTGTGCCCGTCGGCCCCGATCGCGATCGGGGCGATCACCGGGATGATGTCGGCGGCCGACAGGGTATCGATGATCCGCCGGTCGACGCCGACCGGCTCGCCGACAAAGCCCAGATCGACATGCCGCTCGATGCCCTGCAACTTGTCCGGCGTGCTACGCCCGACCTTTTCGGCGGTGACGAAGCCGGCATCCTTGCCCGACAGGCCGACGGCGCGGCCGCCCGCCTGCCCGATCCAGCCGACGATTTCCTTGTTGATCGATCCGGCGAGCACCATCTCGGCGATCTGCGCGGTTTCCGCATCGGTCACGCGCAGGCCATCGACGAAGCGCGATTCGACGCCCAGCCGCTTCAGCATCGCGCCAATCTGCGGCCCCCCGCCATGCACGACGACCGGGTTGATGCCGACCGCCTTCAGCAGCACCACGTCCTCGGCGAAATCGCGCTGAAGCTCCGGGCTGCCCATCGCATGCCCGCCATATTTCACGAC contains:
- the argB gene encoding acetylglutamate kinase, translated to MTDHSPAPALLAKAETLVEALPYLQRYAGATFVVKYGGHAMGSPELQRDFAEDVVLLKAVGINPVVVHGGGPQIGAMLKRLGVESRFVDGLRVTDAETAQIAEMVLAGSINKEIVGWIGQAGGRAVGLSGKDAGFVTAEKVGRSTPDKLQGIERHVDLGFVGEPVGVDRRIIDTLSAADIIPVIAPIAIGADGHTYNINADTMAGAIAAALGAARLFMLTDVVGVLDKQGELLTDLTPARIAELRADGTVTGGMIPKLDTCVAAVEGGVDAAVILDGRVPHGMLLEIFTRQGVGTLVHR
- a CDS encoding energy transducer TonB translates to MYAIDRSNDLNGWIAEIGTVLARVALPDPAVDGCPTDTVLLAFTIEPHGELADIRVAGSSGDDDLDRLAIAKLRRAAPLPAGPPCAMRRTQVVAMRLAEQSAQTYHVADRSPAFA
- a CDS encoding DUF167 domain-containing protein, producing MPAFTLRDDGIAIAVRVTPRAARDSFAAGTADHFNARLTAPPVEGAANGALLPLVAKAFGVSRRAVTILAGETGRLKRLHIAGDVAALANSAARLYEAAP
- a CDS encoding YggT family protein, yielding MLVILNIIQVLLTVVWWIIIVQAILSWLIAFNVISTQNDMVRTVWEALRRMTEPLYRPIRRILPDFGALDLSPLVVLLILYILMNIVIPALAVQMYTAPVV